From a region of the Macadamia integrifolia cultivar HAES 741 unplaced genomic scaffold, SCU_Mint_v3 scaffold1183, whole genome shotgun sequence genome:
- the LOC122063038 gene encoding transcription initiation factor IIA large subunit-like gives MAATTSGVYMHVVEDVIDKVRNEFVEGGAGENVLSELQALWEMKMMQYGVVTGPIERSSGQKPATGGPITPVHDLNVPYEGTEEYETPTADMLFPPTPLQAPTPLATPIQTPLPGTVDSSMYQLHSGPNDFPAVHDAGGGTEVKAGRPSPYMQSVSPWMNQRPLGVDVNVAYVEGRDEVDRGTSHQPTTQDFFVSSGKRKREDFAPHFQPGGYMPQQDGAGDVTLGHLEAEVTRVGNSPDRCSRVTRNEEILLAQVVRASSTIPQQDGPIPDAYDEIVSTPNLYPYQGVTSEDYNAVNTPAGHDLQAGTSTVGTQNEVAEVDDDDDEPLNENDDDDVDDLDEGEEPNTHHLVLAQFDKVTRTKSRWKCTLKDGIMHINNKDILFTKATGEFDF, from the exons atggcAGCAACAACAAGCGGCGTTTATATGCACGTCGTTGAAGACGTCATCGACAAGGTccggaatgaatttgttgagGGCGGCGCTGGAGAGAATGTTCTCAGTGAGCTTCAAGCG CTCTGGGaaatgaaaatgatgcaataCGGTGTTGTAACGGGTCCAATTGAGAGGTCCTCCGGCCAAAAGCCGGCCACTGGTGGTCCAATCACCCCTGTTCACGATCTTAATGTTCCTTACGAGGGTACTGAGGAGTACGAAACCCCTACTGCGGATATGCTCTTCCCACCG ACACCTTTACAGGCTCCCACACCTCTGGCCACTCCCATTCAGACTCCCTTACCAGGAACGGTGGACAGCTCGATGTATCAACTTCATTCTGGACCAAACGACTTTCCTGCAGTGCACGATGCTGGAGGCGGCACTGAGGTGAAAGCTGGAAGACCTAGTCCGTACATG CAATCAGTTTCTCCTTGGATGAATCAAAGACCTCTAGGTGTTGACGTTAATGTTG CTTACGTGGAAGGACGGGATGAGGTGGACAGAGGAACTTCTCATCAACCTACAACACAG GATTTTTTTGTATCTTCTGGAAAGCGGAAAAGAGAGGATTTTGCACCACATTTTCAGCCAGGTGGATACATGCCACAGCAAGATGGAGCTGGAGATGTGACATTGGGGCACTTAGAAGCAGAG GTGACCCGAGTGGGAAATTCGCCAGATAGATGCAGTAGAGTTACCCGAAATGAGGAGATACTACTGGCTCAAGTTGTGAGGGCTTCTTCAACAATACCTCAACAGGATGGGCCAATTCCTGATGCTTATGATGAGATAGTTTCCACACCAAAT TTGTATCCTTACCAAGGAGTTACGAGCGAGGACTACAATGCAGTGAATACACCTGCTGGCCACG ATCTACAAGCAGGCACATCCACTGTTGGGACACAGAATGAAGTTGCGgaggttgatgatgatgatgatgaacccCTGAAcgaaaatgatgatgatgatgtagaTGATCTGGATGAAGGAGAGGAGCCGAATACACATCATCTGGTTTTAGCCCAGTTTGATAAG GTGACACGGACAAAAAGCAGATGGAAATGCACACTCAAGGATGGCATTATGCACATCAACAACAAGGACATTCTCTTCACTAAG GCAACTGGGGAGTTCGATTTTTGA